A genomic region of Oryza glaberrima chromosome 1, OglaRS2, whole genome shotgun sequence contains the following coding sequences:
- the LOC127773121 gene encoding uncharacterized protein LOC127773121 — protein sequence MEILPKLYRAARHAYSNSAAAKDGPLMEIDLMRHSKALLILCPDMLTAWNSRKMVLPVNYDFTKLKDELQLCALILSYSPKNESTWSHRRWVIKKVSEHNQDVSELIERESVLVKEIAEKSKMNYRAWRHRCWLIPYMTREQVLNELKKSTRWNELHVADNCCFHYRRSLLLALLDSCHVEDTEDSLDRKSEVHLLWKEELTWNEMLIRRYQGRESLWIHRRFLSQWWVKFLLSSEETECAAGTSLVDLFLAQEIYLLSDCLNAPADEFGEACVQTELAALYILWISKQVPAVKLKLEKRLHSVGSLEDVLARACPLLKAEQGHALQHTYRVTDETTTYGYLVL from the exons ATGGAAATCCTACCTAAGCTCTACCGTGCTGCACGGCATGCATACTCCAATTCAGCAGCAGCCAAGGATGGTCCACTCATGGAAATTGATCTGATGAGGCACAGCAAGGCATTGCTCATTCTTTGCCCTGACATGCTCACTGCATGGAATTCGAG GAAGATGGTACTACCAGTGAATTATGATTTCACTAAACTCAAGGATGAGCTGCAATTGTGTGCCTTGATCCTTTCATACTCACCAAAAAACGAAAGCACCTGGAGCCATAG GAGATGGGTGATCAAGAAGGTTTCAGAACACAACCAGGATGTGTCAGAGCTTATAGAGAGGGAATCTGTACTAGTGAAAGAGATAGCAGAG AAATCAAAGATGAACTACCGTGCGTGGAGGCATCGCTGCTGGCTTATTCCCTACATGACAAGAGAACAG GTTCTGAATGAGTTAAAGAAATCAACAAGATGGAACGAGTTACATGTCGCTGACAACTGTTGTTTTCACTACCGACGG TCCCTACTGCTTGCATTACTAGACAGTTGCCATGTAGAGGACACAGAAGATTCCCTTGATAGGAAATCAGAAGTTCATTTACTGTGGAAG GAGGAACTGACGTGGAATGAGATGCTTATCAGACGCTACCAAGGGAGAGAG TCTTTGTGGATCCATCGTAGGTTCCTCTCGCAATGGTGGGTGAAGTTCTTGCTCAGCAGTGAGGAAACAGAGTGTGCTGCAGGCACTTCGCTGGTGGACCTCTTCCTAGCCCAGGAGATATACCTCCTGTCAGACTGCCTGAATGCTCCTGCCGATGAATTTGGTGAGGCATGTGTTCAAACTGAGCTTGCCGCCCTCTACATTCTCTGGATATCAAAG CAAGTTCCGGCTGTGAAACTAAAGCTGGAAAAAAGGCTACATTCGGTGGGGAGCCTGGAGGATGTCTTAGCAAGGGCCTGCCCACTATTGAAAGCAGAACAAGGACATGCATTGCAGCATACGTACAGAGTTACTGATGAAACGACGACATATGGTTATCTAGTACTGTAG